CAAGAGAAGATAAACGCGAACGTCAGTTAAAAAATCTCCTGTCTCCTGACTCTCTTCTAAAAGCTGAAGCATGAAAAAAATAACACTATCGATACTGCTGCTGGCGTCGCTGAACGGCTTTGCGCAGAACCCCGCCCCGGCGGGTCCGCAGGCGCGGGCGGTGGCCCTGACCGGCGCGACCATCCACGTCGGCAACGGCCAGGTGATTACCAACGGCACCATCGTTTTCGATAAAGGCGTCATTACCGCCGTGGGAAATGGCGATACGCCGATCAACGGCGCGGAACGGATTGATGCCACCGGCAAACACATTTATCCGGGATTGATTTCTCCGGCGGCCACGGTCGGTTTGCAGGAATTTGCGTCGGTGCGGGCCACGCTCGACTACCAGGAAACGGGTTCGCTGAATCCGAACGTCCGGTCGCTGATTGCCTACAACACCGATTCGGAGGTGATTCCGACGATTCGGAACAACGGCTTGCTGATGACGCAGGCCGTGCCCGATGGGGGCGTTATTGCGGGGAGTTCGTCGGTGATGCAGACCGACGGCTGGAACTGGGAAGACGCCGTACTGAAAGCCGACGACGGCTTGTGGCTCCAGTGGCCGGGGTATTTCGCCCGCAGTTTCGATTACGAAACCTTTGCGGTCAGTCTGAAAAAGAACGAACAGCGGCAGGACGCCATCAACGCGCTGACGGCCACGTTCTCGGATGCGCGGGCCTATGCCGACCTGAAAAACCCCGCGCCGAAAAACCTCAAACTGGAAGCCATGAAAGGCCTTTTCGACGGAACACGCTGTTTGTACATCCGGGCCAACTACGGCAAGGACATCATCGAAGCCGTCAAGTTTGCCAGACAGATGGGCGTGCGCAAACCGGTGCTGGTCGGGGCGGAGGACGCGGGCCGGGTGGTCGATTTTCTGAAGGAAAACAACGTGCCGGTGATTCTGGGGCCGATGCACCGTCTGCCGACGCTGGAGGATGAGGACGTGTATCTGCCGTACAAACTGCCGGGTATGCTGCAAAAAGCCGGGGTGCTGGTGAGCCTGAGCTACGACGGCGAATGGTGGCGAACCCGCAACCTGCCGTTTCAAGCCGGAACCGCCGTTGGTTTTGGGGGTATCGATAAGGAGGAGGCCTTGAAAATGCTCACCTCCAACACCGCCAAAATCATGGGCATCGACAACGTGGTGGGCACGCTCGAAAAAGGCAAACACGCGACGCTGGTGGTGTCCAAAGGCGATTTGCTGGACATGCGGACCAACGTCATCGAACACGCGTTTATCCAGGGCCGTCACATCAACTTGGACGACAAACACAAACGGCTGTTTCATATGTACCGCGAGAAGTACGGCCAGCCGGATATTGGAAAGTAAGTTTGATTTTAGCTATTATTGGGGAGCCTAATTGGGCTCCCTTTTTTGCCACTTAATAAAGAAGAGTACCAATATACAAGTAGGTGCAAAATCACTTACAACGAATACGATTTGCAAATGGCTAAGACTACTTTTTGGGATATTATTGAGCAAACAATCAATAAACAGCCAACGCCGGAAGAATAACCGCGCAGAACTTCCTGTCTGAATATCCATTGGTAGACGGATACGCTCGAGTGAGTAAGGTGTCTTGTAAAGTTGATAGGTTCTTTATTTCATTCGCCATTCATGCATTTTACCTCATCCGCAGTAGGCTCGGCAAGTTACCGCATCATTGCCTGATGGGCTCACTATTTTGTGTACGGGTACCCGACATTTCTCATGACTGTTGTTTGTCCCACAAAAGGCAATGGTCACCACTATACGTATAATGATTAAAGGGTTGTATTTCAGTTAATTTTAATAATTTTTTGCGTATTGTTGGTTTCATTATAAGGTATAAACGCAGTCGTATTTAAGTCCTGCCAGGCCGGAATTCTGGCATAGAAGTTGATCGTTATCATACGTTGTCTGCATTCTATAAAATGGCCAATTTCGTGTGATGGGAAATGATTTTGATAGTATAATTTGTATTAGTCAAACGCCCTGGAAAGGTAGATTTCAGAACTCGGCGGTTCAACTGATGTCCGAGTTGGCCCAACGTCACCGAATTCTGTATGTGGACTATCAATATACGATCAAAGACTGGTGGATGGGCGTCACCGGCCGTCGGGATGTTCCCATCCGTACGCTCTTAAAACTTAGTGACCCGCTCACAAAATTAAAACTGGAAAACGGCAGTGAGATTTACCTCTGGGTGCCGCCCATGATGCTTCCGACGAACTGGCTTACAAACCCATCCCACGACAAAGTGCTTCAGTGGAATGTAAACTATCTTACCAGAGAGTTGCGGAAGGTAATGGCGCGGCTGGGGCTGAAGCAGCCGCTGGTGGTGAATGCTTTTAATCCGGTTTGGGGGCCGCCCATGATTGGGAAATTAAACGAGTACGCGACGGTTTATTACTGTTACGACGAAATCACGGCGGAAAGCTGGATCAGTCGGCATGGACAGCGGTACGAAATCGATTACCTTCAGCAGGTGGATGCGGTTATTACCACTTCTGAGGCATTGCGCCAATCGAAGTCAGCCTTACAGCCCATTACGTTCTGCATTAAAAATGGCGCCAACTTCGACCTTTTCCATCAGGCTCGTCAACTGGCCGATCAACATCGTCCTGAAAAATTAACAGTAGGCTATTTAGGTACTGCTGATAATCGAATAAATATTGATATAGTCGAGTATTGCGCCCGGGTAATGCCCGATGTGGAGTTTCAATTTATCGGAGAAGTAAATGAGCCCCAACTTAAGATACGACTGTCCACATTTCCGAATGTCGTCTTTACTAAATCGCTCCCGGTGACAAAGCTCCCTCCCTTGCTTGCCAATCTGTCGGCGGCTATTATTCCTTTCGTTTGTAACGAGCACACTTATACAATATACCCCTTAAAAATTAACGAATACTTGGCGGCCGGTTTGCCCGTGGTCTCAACGCCTTTTTCTATTCTGGATGAATTTGAGGGAGTCATTGAATTAGCGGATAACGCGGAAAGTTTTGCCCGGGCGTTACGGCGAGCTCTGCACGATAACACCCCGGAACGAATCAGGCAGCGAGTTGAAGTAGCAAAAGCAAACTCCTGGCAGAAAAGGGCGGAGGAATTTGAAGACATTATTCAACAAATAGCCAAAGAGTAAAAAGGGACCGCCAGTTTCGATAAAACAGCAAGTTAGGGTTAGCCGATTATGCAAAGAATATTATTGAAGTCATTGTACGTAGTTGCCTCCGTTAAGTACCCCCAGATGCGGTCTGATTTGCGGTATTTTATCCGCGACAATTACTATTGCAGGCTCAACCAGGTTAAGTATCTATTTAAAGATTACTTTGTTAAAAAGCAATACAAAGTAGTTGATTATCATGGGGAGTTTGATCAGGAGTTGAGGTATATTCTACCGTTTGCTTATTGGCATCATGTAAATGGTACGCTTGAAAAAACCATTTCCTGTAAAAACACCAAAGAGTTTTATTTTTTCAGTAAAAACCACGAGGAAAAATATACGGAACGCGTCTGGCAGGCGGGGTATAATTACTACGAAGTGCCCAATATGACGCATAGTAATACGTTCGATTACAGCAAATGGCTACGAGTACCTTTAAAAAAACAGTACACGAATTCGATCTTTGTATACGATAAGCCTATTTTAATTATTGCTAATAAATATAACATAGAGTGGGATAAACCTCCCGTTAACTACCTGGATATCCCAACGCTTGATAAACTTATTTCATCACTGAAAGGCAAATACCAAATTATTTACAATCGGCCTCTTGCTCAGCAAATCGTAGGGGATAACAGTGAGACGTTGGATTTGAACGAGCATGACTGGATTCGGAAAACTCACCCCGACGTGTTGCTCATGAGTGATCTCTACCAGCAGCATTCTTCCCAGGTAAATAACTACAATCACCTTCAATTGATGGTGTATGCCAACTGCAACCGGTTTATCTCGATGCACGGAGGCACAGCCGCCTTTGCCAGTTATTTCGAAGGAATCAACATTATATTGTCTGATCCCATTGGCGGTATGGAGCACCATTTCAACGAATATGAAACAATTTTTCCCCAGCTATCGGGCGCAAAAATCCTCCACGCCAGAAACCGCGAAGAAGTGCTCCAGCATGTGTTTACCCACTACTGAGTTGACCGGGCCTGCTGCCCCGGCGCACGGATCGGATTAAAAACCGACAAGTGCCCAGAGCCATTCAGTTACGGTTACCTTTCAAAAACGTTTACGGCTTTCGCTTGTTGGTCTGGTCGGTATAGCCTTATTTTTCGGGCCGAATCGTTTCCTGCACAACCTGCCAATACCGGGTTACGAAGAGCCCAACAGATGGGCCGCGTGCTGCGTAGTGAACGATCGACGAAAAAGACAGGTATCCTGAACGTTTTTAGCCAGTAGAAACCGATCATGCAGCTCAACCTTCTCTGGACCGGCCGAGAATACTATTCCCTGGAAAACTGTTTGGTCGAGACGGGGGAAAGCGGTTCGCAAATCACTTCCACCATCATCGGGCAGTACGAAGGGAAAATTTACCTGGTCGACTACCGCATTCAAACCAATCCGCAGTGGCAAACCGTTTTATTAGAAGTCAGGAGTCGGCACAGCAATCAAGTTCAGGCCATCCGGCTGGAAGGCGATGGCAAGGGCAATTGGCGGCAAAACGGTCAGGTAGCCGACGCGTTTGCGGGCTGCCTCGATGTCGATCTTCCGCTGACCCCGTTCACC
This Larkinella insperata DNA region includes the following protein-coding sequences:
- a CDS encoding putative glycolipid-binding domain-containing protein, translated to MQLNLLWTGREYYSLENCLVETGESGSQITSTIIGQYEGKIYLVDYRIQTNPQWQTVLLEVRSRHSNQVQAIRLEGDGKGNWRQNGQVADAFAGCLDVDLPLTPFTNTLPIRRLGLQPDQSRQIGVIYCDLLAGQFTPVQQQYTRLAETAYHYQNVPNNFEAIIQVDEYGLVVDYPELFVRTAALTTNYR
- a CDS encoding amidohydrolase family protein: MKKITLSILLLASLNGFAQNPAPAGPQARAVALTGATIHVGNGQVITNGTIVFDKGVITAVGNGDTPINGAERIDATGKHIYPGLISPAATVGLQEFASVRATLDYQETGSLNPNVRSLIAYNTDSEVIPTIRNNGLLMTQAVPDGGVIAGSSSVMQTDGWNWEDAVLKADDGLWLQWPGYFARSFDYETFAVSLKKNEQRQDAINALTATFSDARAYADLKNPAPKNLKLEAMKGLFDGTRCLYIRANYGKDIIEAVKFARQMGVRKPVLVGAEDAGRVVDFLKENNVPVILGPMHRLPTLEDEDVYLPYKLPGMLQKAGVLVSLSYDGEWWRTRNLPFQAGTAVGFGGIDKEEALKMLTSNTAKIMGIDNVVGTLEKGKHATLVVSKGDLLDMRTNVIEHAFIQGRHINLDDKHKRLFHMYREKYGQPDIGK
- a CDS encoding glycosyltransferase, with the translated sequence MSELAQRHRILYVDYQYTIKDWWMGVTGRRDVPIRTLLKLSDPLTKLKLENGSEIYLWVPPMMLPTNWLTNPSHDKVLQWNVNYLTRELRKVMARLGLKQPLVVNAFNPVWGPPMIGKLNEYATVYYCYDEITAESWISRHGQRYEIDYLQQVDAVITTSEALRQSKSALQPITFCIKNGANFDLFHQARQLADQHRPEKLTVGYLGTADNRINIDIVEYCARVMPDVEFQFIGEVNEPQLKIRLSTFPNVVFTKSLPVTKLPPLLANLSAAIIPFVCNEHTYTIYPLKINEYLAAGLPVVSTPFSILDEFEGVIELADNAESFARALRRALHDNTPERIRQRVEVAKANSWQKRAEEFEDIIQQIAKE